The nucleotide window TCATCTGTTCAACAGAGACATCATCAAGTCCGCATGCTTTCCCATTCTTCAGGCTGGTGATTCCCTCTTCCAGCTCATCCATTGAGAAGGGGTTGGTGAAACCTTGGTCTTCATTATATTTGTTCCAATCCACTTGAACCTTCGGATGTTTTGTGGTTGTTTTCCCATTCAGGAGGAGTTGGTGGGCTACCTGGATAGCGGTGGTGTTGTAGTGTTGTTCAGCTTCTCTTGGATCGTTGCTCAGTTTCCGAATGAGAGTCCATGCCTTCTTGCTGTTATTGGTCATGTCTGTTGATTCAATCAGGTTTTGCCATGACTGACGTTGTTGTTCTCCAATAGCTGACATCAACCTTTCCCCTGTGGCAGTAGTGGCTTCATCAAAAGGGTCCGAATCGAACATGGCTTTATACTCTTCATATAGGTCGGCTGTTTCCGAAGTGAGTCCAGAGATGTAGCTGGTACGGCAGCCTCTAGGGATGTTCTTCCTGGCGTTTTCTTTGATTGTTTTCACAAAGAGATCGTAGTTCTCAGGTGATGCTTCTATGTTGGAGACTGCTGCATCTAGGTCACTAGAGAAACCTTCCCAGTTTGCCTTTTGGTAGTTGAATCTTCTACGGAATGGTACTGAGGCTGGGCTTACAGCTGCTCTGATCTGTAGACCGATTGGTCGGTGCTTAGTGCGGGGGGTGGGATCCATCACCATCTTGTGACACAGTTGAGCAACTCTGTTACTAGCAAAGGCCAGGTCGGGGTTGTATCCACGTTTCCATCGGCTACTGTTGAATGACTTAGGCTGTTTAGGGTCGTGGATAAGGCTTAGCTGTTGTTGATCTATCCATTCCTCTACCATTTCGCCATCCTCATCGGTTTTATCATAGCCCCATACCGTGCTATGGCTGTTGAAATCTCCAATGATTACCCTTGTTTTAGTCTGGGTATTCCCCATTGGGTCCTTGAAGTCGAACGGAGAGCCAGGTGGTTTATAAACGGAGGATATGATGATTCCACTGAGTTCTATGGTCAGGATTTCTATGTTGTTCTCATCTGACTTGGAAGTAGACTCAATGATTGTGCTTTCCTTGATTGAACACTGCACTACCGTATTTCTCGTGTGGTCTTTCTACGGCAAGCTTCATTCCACTGATCTTGGGTCGGTGTTGCCTTTCCCATGGTGAGTCTCTTGGAGACATAGGACGTCACAATCAGTTTCCTTGCATATGTTGGTGATGAGCTCTTCTTTCACCCTAGAGAGCCCCTCGACGTTGGCAGACAATACTGTCAATGCCGGCCTTGAGAAAGGCCCGAGTTGATGACACTGACGTCTGTTGCAGTCTCGAGGCATTGTAGCTGATTAGCAGTACACAGTACAGTGGTGGTGTAAGGTGGTGGCAGAATTAGCAGAGTTGCTTAGCAAAACTGGCTGAGTTGCTTAGCAAAACTGGTAGGAGTCACGAACGTAAACGCTTCTGCCATGACTCCCTttagtgggtaagtgcaatagctgccctgtgaacatttggcaatttatacacagtatattgtactcatctacacatggcagctattgcacttacccactaatggcactgagcagtcaatatatgACCTTTGAATGCGGGAACAAAGAATACCTTCAAAATATGAGCAAGTGAAAAATTGATCATCATTGTAGTGCTTAAAATAGTTTTTTAATCTGGTAAACATCATTTCCgtataatggaaaatattttctacataaTCGTGTCAAGATATTGACGGTAGCTCTTTTGTAAGGTATAgcccctttttttaaaaagttgctTCTTCAGACCAAATTTTACCGTATAGATAGTTTGTTGACAGTCGTCTCAGCAACAAATAGCCCAACTCTACGCCTTAATTGTGCATTAGTGCCTTAATCATGGTGTTGGCGCCTTAATcgtggcatcactgatcaattagagaataaatgataggaatttttgtttttactatcctctatgataaaaaaaattggacccgcctgtcgtctatcacacggtagaggatagtaaaatcaAAAATTCCTTTgtcctttattctcattcttagtcagttattTATTAGTTTGATAAAACTAGTtttatttaggaaaaaataagttatggtcatgaaaactccccttattctaaaatgaacgaaacctgTTTACAAATTCAGTTGAATAGTGTGTGGCGTATTACGCATTAGTCCTGGCAGCAAGACTTCAGTGAagttcagtctttatcataaacataatgacatctacggacctggagtcttgcagcggtacatagggatgcactgtacgtttaaaaaatccaaacttcaagcatcaaaaaatataccttgtaattgtcagttttacctcagagatgctgtagaccctctctacacagtgtagaaacatcacaagtagaatgctgctcaatatgataaatccaaatcatgaaaatcaagacattttgcagagcaatattttgaccacttttgcactaagtaaattactcccatgaagattgcgggttttgccaactcagggaattttgaacccacccaaaagatgagatgtagatcaattacctcaactttgtgagtatagactagtacagtgggattaaaatcatccacgcacgcccaaaccctggtacaatgggattaaaaaatcatcagtgcatgcccaaactgtccttgagagagttcctcagctacatccttagagcccaaaaggagcccacatattgtgatgtttcttatcaggggcgtagcaagagcatcaggggcccatggacaaggagcagtacgggcccttttaaccaaggcgggatttaccttatgggggccccgggccaggccaaaatttgaatGCCCCGAATTCATGTGCCGAGggaggcatgtgcactcaagtcagtggccacgTTTtagtttacgtataatatagaggtGGACTAACAAaattgttccgatgttactaggacatttgcgcgcaaagcacaagaaacaattcaatttcagactattttattcccagatcaacatgaattaaGTAAttcaaatgtgcgcgaagcgcggaaaatttataattttgccctattttggccaaaaaacatgctgttattagggttaaaagaaagatgcatagggcaattttgccccccccccctggacccgggcccatctggcccaatggtaaatccggccctgctctccattatcagcccttatttaattttcgtttttgtgctcggggcccatggatttcgtccaccctgtccccccgcttgctacgcccctgtttcttatttgtggaatagatatcaatagagtgcactgtaactctaggtatgatgagttacagttactggaaccaATTATGCATTACGCTTACAACATGCTACTTACACACAGCTAGTGCGCACCTCGACAAGAGTGTTCCGTAACGACACAGACAATattctctaccgtgtgatagacgacatgcaGGAACTAATGACATTCAGtgcttacaagctaaaccacagccACTGACTTAAGAATGATATACTTTTGATTGCTGACATTGTACTGCCTCCATCTTCATCTTGAACTTGACCCTGGTCTGGCACCCTCTACATTTTATTTTGATGGCTATCCATCACAACCCGATTTTCACCATGAACAAGACTGATAACTATTATATGTACTATTATTATAAACTATGACTTATTTCCTAGTTCCTCTGTTTACTTTGGCTATTTTTTCTTTCCGTTTTTTCACATGTTTcggtattttatttttcctgttcTCTCTCTGTTCTTCCTTCACAGCTTTCTTCCTTTCCTGAAAatgaaaaagacacatacaaagttctttaaaaactAATTAGTCAACTGAAAATAGGTGCATTCCTAATGAGTATGCACAATCCAACatgccctatggaagacatgatctttatcttctacgcaaggagtgtgaatttcaaattacctgattgggtgacatcatttgaaatctacaacccccctgtgtgggagattaaggtcatgtcttctatatgagtgtatggatttcaactggattacacATATCATACACACAGTTGCAGGTTTGTTAAAATCATACAATGACCATTTTTAACAAGGTAGTAACCAGTGGTGATGCCACAAGGGAGTGGGCTTTGCTCTCAGTCTGGACAAAAAATTGCCCAAATCCACTATTTTGGGCCATAATTGCCCAATTTCAGAAAACGTTCCAACCCCTCACCTCCATTTCACTTTGCGCCCCTCCCCATTCCCCCAAGAAAAAAtatctggtgccgccactggttgcAATAAAGTAGCCTATTATACTTGGTATTACCTTAAGTTACTACCAAACTTAACGTGAaacaacataccgtaaaaccccgtctacaagcacatagtgtgcttctgatgaaagctacattaatccagtcgccattgtggagtttgagcaaataaattacggattcaagcatatacaaacaagtattattttaagaccgatctattgtattggtatattaatgcttgcttcgaattaattaagcttttataaaaaacactatatatgcttgtagacggggttttacggtagtccaGATAGATGAGTTTGTTTAGTTTACTTACCCTTCTGGCATTTGGTGATTCATCCCTAGGCCTGTTATACTTTTGACTATCTCcttcctcctcttcctcactGTTTTCATCTTCTCCTTCAGACGACGCTGAAATTCTCCTCTTCACCCCCTCCTCATCATTACCTTTTGTATCGTCCTCCTTTTGAattaaaattgagaaaaaataaCATAATCTGTGACTGTTTACACTATAACAAGTAGCAAGTCAAGTTCAACAAGTATATCAAGAGGAGGCAAGGGGTGTGTTATCCATGGGGGCCCAAGCCTGGGCTTGTAGGTGACCTGAATAAATGAAGCAAAGGGGCCCTTGAAAATGCAGCTGTTGCACTAGCACTTTGTAAGCAACAAAAGAGTGTGGAAACTGTGGAAAAAATACTTTGTGTCGCTACCACTCCCTGCCCCTTTTCAGATTTTTGATGTAAaccaaacaagagcaccaatggcgctgtggctctgcgctttttggtgacagtgaaagtaattgttcttggagttGCATGGGCAACAAGTGAAATCATTTGAGTATaatgtgacagatcacattccCCAACAGGTACATCTGGTaggttggtagctatctcatttgcagatcatacaatgatacatcaatcaatttagggaattagCGACATGGATCGAAACGGGTGGAAATGAGTCCAAATGggccaaaacacatcaaaatataattatatacaggcgagtaggcctatgtcaagaatagtgttagtctgaataaggctttggctctaaatggtgactgtaccactaagtttcatgacagttaatactaatttgacctcagatgaccctggtgactctgaaatgacattcccaaaatttgactagctaaaaagtgactatacctaacaagtttcatgcccatccgacagtttttactaatttgacctcagatgaccctggtgaccccaaaatgaccttccaaaatttgactccaaatgttgactgtacccaccaagtttcaagcccattaGACAGttctgactaatttgacctcagatgacccctggtgacccagatatgaccttcccaaaattttggctataaatgttggctGTATCCACCTATTTAtaagcccatatgacagttttactaatttgacctcagatgacctctggtgacctcaaaatgacctcccaaaaagttggctctaaatgttgattgtacccaccaagtttcatgcctgtccGACCGCTTTTACTCATTTGACTTTAGATGACCcttgttgaccccaaaatgacctttcaaaattggctctaaaatgttgactgtacccaccaagtttcatggccatatgacagttttactaatttgacctcagacacTGGATGACCACaggtgaccctaaaatgaccttccaaaagttggctctaaatgttgacttacccaccaagtttcatgcctgtccAAGAGTTTTTACtacattgacctcagatgaccccccaaatgtctttccaaaaatttgactcccaaATGTTGACGATACCCACCTAGCTTCACGCCCATtgagtttttacttatttgacctcaaaatgacccctggtgaccctgaaatgacctttccaaaatttggctataaatgaagagctttgtttcaaaaccccttacatccacttttggccaaattaaGTTATTGGCataacattatagtgtgggtaaaaatacacattttggtggttgtttgaccttcatactaccttcccttccggagttatcgcatatttcccgtttgggaaatcttacggaatttccggaaatctgaacttaaaatgaatatagaattgttttgttttttgatgtataatggtagcctggagtgttctttacctattaaaaccaaaagggactgtttttgggtcactatgtttgaaaaaaatcattttaattaacaaaaggtgtagtttcggaaatacccaaaaaatgccattttcccgaatttaattaaaattcatacTTAAAAAGTAAatcagatatttcaatttttctttttgattttcaaagcattagtcaagttacataatgtagtgcaaacaaatgggctcaaatttgattgcaaaggtggtttctagaaaagggctaaatttattttgttgcaaaaccccttacatccacaaaaggtgcgatataaaagaaataataaaataaataggaagccttgaaaattgtcccaaacctattcttttagtttctattcatcaacactttatccagtccaaaattgaatcaaatcgaacaagtgaTGCTTGcataattaaaaaaagctgtttttctcaaaaagtcaaaagtggatgtaaggggttttgcaacaaagctcttcaaatgttgactgtatccaccaatgttcatgcccatacaacagtttttactaatttgacctcagataacctctggtgaccccgaaatgactttccaaaaatttgcctttaaatgttgactgtacccaccaagtttcatgcacatccaacactttttactcatttgacctcagatgacccctggtgaccccaaaatgaccttccaaaaatatgactcaaatgttgactgtacctgccATGCCCGTCCAAcactttttattaatttgacctcagatttcAACTATTCTGTCAGCAAAAAATGGGGGCCTGTGTGTTCATGATAACACATGGGCACGTAATggctacactagcttccagaaaAGTGCAGCAGTATTTTGCTGTGATTGACGCGAGCGGCATGTTAATGAACAACATACttggagctttgtgttccctttaAGAGCGTCATTCAGATTATCGGTTTCTGATGGCCatatgattgaatcagccaatcagaaccccacttctatGTTTACGCTGTGAACGCTCTCAAAATGTGAAGAGGTGCCATCTTCTGTGCCAGTGACTGTAGTTGGCAGCCCTGAAGCAACACAGTATTTGTCAAAAATAATCAAGCACATATAGCCTATTGCCTTGGGAGGTTTTTTGAATCTGTCTgctagaaaaaaaacccaaacaaaaacaaaaccagtTCATCTGGTCAGATCCAAATTGGCCACCAATGATGTTCTAACCAACTGAGTAACAGAAGCATGCTGGAGAAGAACGAAAGATTCATAGATATTAGGTTTGAATGATTCTCGTCACATTCCTTGTGGAATAATAATATCTATAGATTTCAAACTATTGCTCTCCTCCAGCATGCTTCTGTTTGAATCCAACCAGATGCActctttttgggtttttttttcaatgtttatgtgcTTTATTTGTTCATCCTCTCAACCCAGAGAATtaagtataataatttcacatatgtgatgagatcaagcaaaatcagtcagaagtcggaaatattgattttgagatacagccaaagaaagattttcttttttttcctattgttttggaaactttttaactcatatcttttgaagtgattgtccaaattcaatggtgttttctgcaaaatgtataattgcaaatgctgtttacaatcctataagaaatttgaattgaattgaattgaaaattgaatatgtctgactttcagactgattttacatgatcacaccacatatgagCAGTATCTACAAGCAAATAACAAAGCAGACACAGCCTGTTTACTTTTTACTGTAATCAACAAAGCAGAGATAATGTCTTCTGTCACAGTATGATTTACCTGCTGTATGATGGGTGCCTGTGATGGTTCTGTGGCCAGTCCTGTGATATTCTTATAATATATCTGCCAAAGAAAAAATGGTGACAAAATAATTGGTTAATACACTAATTAAATAGGAAAATGCAAGAATTgtgttttggcaaaatatcaaCACTAAAAAGCTCAGAGATTGGCATGATTATTTGTTTAATTGTGAATCAGTGTGTGTGTGCATCAATTTTGATCAGCATTCACCTCTTTGACAGTATCCCCTTCTTAATGTCTGCGTCTATGTACAACATTTCAATATACATTGTGTATATGTGTGTATGGGTACACGTTTTGGGGgtggaggggtgggggtgggtgtgtgtcatATTTTGATCAGTCCTCACCTCTTTGTCAGCATCTCCTTCTTTAGCCTTCTTGATGGCAGCTTCTATGTGCATTGTGTATATGTGGGGGTGGGTACACgttttgggggtggggtgtgtcATATTCTGATCAGTCCTCACCTCTTTGTCAGCATCTCCTTCTTTAGCCTTCttgcccaggggggccactcatatataaaagttgtaagcatgcgtgtgaatgcacttcagaaaagcacccttaacaaggacaaccatTGTCTTTAAAATGACCCTTAACAAGGATATAATGGTTTGTTAACCATACCCTTAACAAGGTAGGACAAAGTTAGGGCCTACAAGTGGATTAAATCCAACCCTTAGCAAGGATGTgtgatcaattttgaagaaaaaagtaaaagacatcaactttcaaggtttcttatttcctttattattatactctaattggatacttcctaactggatttggtaggcttaggcctactcagttatcattattcaacataattatcgcctgcattattagggcagtagtaggcctatattttattatGACGATTGTAGGGGTAGGAATGTGATTAGATTTAACTACCCTTAGCACGGACAcatggtgtcaaaaatgacacccttatttgctataatcaatgattttgagacccttaacaCGGGCCCGTGCGAGCCCGTGTTGCAGCAGAAAAAACCACCCATATTccgcgtttttgttcacacgcatgcttacaactttttatatgagtggcccccctgggcctTCTTGATGGCAGCTTCTATGTGCATTGTGTATATGTGTGTATGGGTACACgttttgggggtggggggtgtgtgtctGGGTGTGTGTCATATTCTGATCAGTCCTCACCTCTTTGTCAGCATCTCCTTCTTTAGCCTTCTTGATGGCAGCTTCTATGTGCATTGTGTATATGTGTGTATGGGTACACgttttgggggtggggtgtgggggtgggtgtgtgtcatATTCTGATCAGTCCTCACCTCCTTGTCAGCATCTCCTTCTTTAGCCTTCTTGATGGCAGCTTCTATGTGCATTGTGTATATGTGGGGGTGGGTACACGTTTTGGGGTGTGTGTCATATTCTGATCAGTCCTCACCTCCTTGTCAGCATCTCCTTTTTTAGCCTTCTTGATGGCAGCTTCTATGTGCATTGTGTATATGTGTGTATGGGTACACgttttgggggtgggggtgtgggtgtgtctGGGTCAACACTATTTTTGTCACCTGACAaagggcgaggcccgaaaattcgtgtaataaaatattcaattacgactttataattattcttcgcttctttgcttcctGTGTATGGGTAAACgttttgggggtgggggtgtgtgtctgGGTGTTTATCATATTCTGATCAGTCCTCACCTCTTTGTCAGCATCTCCTTCTTTAGCCTTCTTGATGGCAGCTTCTATGTGCATTGTGTATATGTGTGTATGGGTACACgttttgggggtggggtgtgtgtctGGGTGTTTGTCATATTCTGATCAGTCCTCACCTCTTTGTCAGCATCTCCTTCTTTAGCCTTCTTGATGGCAGCTTCTATGTGCATTGTGTATATGTGTGTATGGGTACACgttttgggggtggggggtggggtgtgggggtgggtgtgtgtcatATTCTGATCAGTCCTCACCTCTTTGTCAGCATCTCCTTCTTTAGCCTTCTTGATGGCAGCTTCTATGTGCATGACTTCTTCCAATCTACGGGGTATAAAGGTATTCTTGAAAACCTgcaatataattcaaaattcaattgATTACTCACAcatcattataaaattataacaaactagagcggttctcgggttgcgcggttttcggcatacgcggttggtgtgtaaggttgttgggtgatggtatggtagtggctgtgtttaaatgtgagtttcttttcagaaccctgtatgggcgaagcctggatggtggatggggagtgtgggtgattaaagaaggaaatcatatggaaatgtaataggccgcacagctgtgtaatgtttatgttttacaagatgcccagagcacgggttgggatatcaAAAatgagttcacaacaggtgttggtattgctttaccaaaacaacccgaacCGTGTGTTGGAAGATTTTGTATGTTTAGACAGTTttctagcaatgttgactgtacccaccaagtttcatgcccatacgacagattttagtaatttgacctcagatgacccatgagtgaccttggattacccccaaaatgaccttccaaaaatttgactcttaatgttgactactcaccaaatttcatgctgttatgacagtttttaatttgacctcagatgacccctgggtgacctcggatgacaccgaaatgaccttccataacttgactctaaatgttgaatatacccaccaagtttcgtgcccatataacagttttagtaatttgacctcagatgcccctgggtgacctcgaatgaaccgaaatgaccttccaaaattgactctaagtgttgactatacccaccaagtttcgtgcccatatgacagttttagtaatttgacctcagatgaactctgtgtgaccttggatgacccgaaatctattcagctctgtaagaacatcaactacaaatacaactgaccaagtttaggcgatacaccatgttgttaaaacccctgtagaccctatgGCATCATCAcacatgttgacttccaaacttcatcacaacataaacttcgaaaatgatccattcatactgtcccatttattgacaccttcggtttgtatcaattgccagtgagcaaaatacacgtgctctgttcactatacacagcaaggtataggaagctatgtgcacgatattacaacctctaccttgctgcattttatttgcagttctgacatctggcctgcgccggtttaaccaaccaggtcagacctttggagcggggctagaAAGGGATGACAGAAAgctgtgtcgtcataaattaaataaaatgtattacgGGGCTAGAAAGGGATGACAGAAAgctgtgtcgtcataaattaaataaaatgtattacttttggtaaacaagggttgtctgagaagaaaaatgtgaaaagcaaaatgaaaaaaagagaagaaaaacagaagggggaAATGGGGAGGAGCGGGACGGAAgctatgatttcctttctccatgctcaaaattaaatgttgaaattaaagttttcatttttcgttggaaagggtgttcccgagtgattgcgtattaaaacaaacattaacaaacaaaaacaaaattccctaaattgttatgccaaaataaaaaagattatcttgtaaatttttggctctatgtaaagtttggaaggatttttgtttctcaaaaaagaaaaaaaatctggtgtcataatgaatcaaaagatgtatgttttatacagtaaatgaagtaaaaattatgatgcgcagtgattatgccatcttattaaatttctaatcttaatatttcgtctttttgtcaaattgtcaaaaagtatgtgatagccgatttattgctcaaccgcaccatgtatttagttttgtttagttgtgtcattaaaatacccaaacaattaagtttcagacgatgcagttctttcagggacaccctgtatatagcatgtttgtactacagtatcgattttattgaaggtcactggtaaacaaacacttgatagtctgtgcctcaggccagactgtatgtggctatcacgatgtttgttcggatcgcccaACATAAATTggatgtgtaggagactaggtctgtgcaaacgaATGAGCGTTTCCAtaaagcaacacaaaagcaaacaaaaaatacacccattgcccgctatttactgcacgaaatgaacgactctaatcaggtaCCGCAcaaaatgaacgactctaatcagctgcggcaattccacaATCATGCACAATGGTGCATAGGCCTATCTTATACAtatattcttattcgtgcatttgacggacttgggtgtttttgtttttgttaaatatctcctctcctgaacacatattattatagaaaatctatctacttcttcattcgcttacattctatataccctgcaactttcaatctacacagtggctagataaccccttaaacgtgcgaacaaatattgcaaaacaaaattaaagtatggctctccgcctatggcttcGCCAATACACAAAACAATTCATTAATCACCCTCCTCTTAAATATCCTCAATACAATGCGATTGAAAAGTGCAACCTCATTGAATGATGCCCAAACAAGCATTATAAAATATGGAGCTGTTAGGGGCAGTGGATAAAAAATGAGGGTCTTGGGGTGGCGGATAAAATTAGGGGATCTTAAGGGCCACACTTCAACAAAATACAGTGATAAATTACCATTTGCATTGT belongs to Amphiura filiformis chromosome 18, Afil_fr2py, whole genome shotgun sequence and includes:
- the LOC140139699 gene encoding uncharacterized protein: MGNTQTKTRVIIGDFNSHSTVWGYDKTDEDGEMVEEWIDQQQLSLIHDPKQPKSFNSSRWKRGYNPDLAFASNRVAQLCHKMVMDPTPRTKHRPIGLQIRAAVSPASVPFRRRFNYQKANWEGFSSDLDAAVSNIEASPENYDLFVKTIKENARKNIPRGCRTSYISGLTSETADLYEEYKAMFDSDPFDEATTATGERLMSAIGEQQRQSWQNLIESTDMTNNSKKAWTLIRKLSNDPREAEQHYNTTAIQVAHQLLLNGKTTTKHPKVQVDWNKYNEDQGFTNPFSMDELEEGITSLKNGKACGLDDVSVEQMKHFGPRTKEWLLQFFNECMRSHKIPKIWRRTRVIALLKPGKDPSEAKSFRPISLLCHSYKLFEQLILNRLASHVDGLLIPEQAGFRPGKSTTSQLLNLTQHIEDGFERGQITGAVFDRPFCSL